The following DNA comes from Pomacea canaliculata isolate SZHN2017 linkage group LG10, ASM307304v1, whole genome shotgun sequence.
ttgttgaattgcattgatttcctcgacgcggcgttcgaggttagttAAGCCCCCCCcaccccgctcttccaccgacctagctggctaaggggggtcgcggacgtaccggtgttcgtcaggggggtcgtcacatgtaaaaggttgagaaccactgatataAACTTTACTAGATGACGAGCAGTAAAGGGAAAAGACAATATCTAAATGTCAGTAACcttatttgtgtaaatgtgtttcccttaaaaaaaaattttcaatatcATACCTCTCAACCGACTGGAATTTCAATCCCTGTGAAGAccttacaaaaaaagaaacagaataacataaaaaaatggataGGTAATTGTGGGGGCAATATTTTTACCATTTCCCCTCAATATAAATACATCTTCTTACCTTTCTCCTTCATTGCGGGTAAATACActacataaatgtttattttgaggAGTAGTACTAATAGATTCGTATAAAGGTTAAGACACGAACTGAGAGTGAAAGTATGGCCCTTGCTAATGTCATATCCACATTAAGCTGTATTTGGAAGTGGTTATTTGCAGAAAGACTGCCAGTTTCGTAAAGCTGGTCTCGAATTGTGAGAACAAGAtagaaagaacaagaacaaatgcTATCTGAAATAGTTGTGCGCAATGTATCCTCTGCCACAAAAGAGGCATGCTCTGTATTTACTGCCTTTGTTAAACTGTAAAACAACACGAGTCAAAAGAATTGTCTTACGTAATATACTTTCGAGTTGTACGAATCACCTTTTATCCTTCATATcacaagtcttttttttcatcgcAAGAGTGGAAATACACCGCAAATCTTTGCAAGGGGTCTTGATAACATGAGATGATCCACCACACTGTGCATACCTGTATCACTCATTCTCAAGCGCAAAAGAAGACCcgctaaaaatagaaatagcagcttctgttgttgttgttgttgttgttgttgttgttgtcagtattattataacaaaataataattgaattatttaaaagctatttctttataaagacggctaagaaaaatgtttactcaGGTTGCAACGAACTGCACACCAaactagttttgcaggctgggttcTGTCTTACGACTAGTTCTTTTCTGTAGGCATAATTATAGTATTTTGGGATCTGTGTGACTTGGATGTAAACGTTAGAAGCTAGAAGAGAAAGTAAAGCTAGcacaaagagaaaggaagaatttTCAGCGACCGAAACACAAGGACCAAACTTAAGCACTACACATTTAGTTTCTTTATCCCCACATATTTGTTCAGAGAAAAGGGTCCACTCTGTCTAATATTCTACTTCCTTACTTCATCTTGGCCTATTACCTCTTATAACCAGGACAAGGTCTTCCACAGATATGCTGGGTTTACGTATttgaaaagtgattttttaattttttattgtgtgtgtttctccTCGGACATCCATGAGAACAAAGTAGCGCCACCATCTGTATATCTAATGGATTTCCATTTTTTCGTTAATAAAGTACTTTTTAACAGTCCCGAAAGTAGCTATTGTTCTGCTTTATACTGAGCGGGTTTAAATGATGTCCCCAAAAAGTTTATACAGACGCAAGATGacttttttaagtttgttcTTCACAATCGACTTGCCACTTCATATCATGACCTAAGACGATATCGAACGTTTTAGAAGCGACAGAACTCTGAATTAAGAAACGAACATGAAACCAAGCCAGGATGCTTTCACAGCGCCTTCATTTGTCTCCCCAGTCTATACTGTTATGAAGAAAGTTCGAGGCAGCAGACAAGGAATGACAGATAGTGCAAAGGAGGAGAAAGGCTATTGGCCGAATCATAGTCATGTCTTACTAACTTCCTTTTGTCATGCAGCTAGATTAATAGTAGATAAACTAATAAAGCTGAGCTGATTTCTTATGTATTAAGTTCATGTCAGATTCTTCCCATATAAAGTGCTATaaaatgcatgaaatattttattcatttttatttatacaatatttatttcaagGTTTTGGAGTCAAAGATAAACACTTGAAAAAtcgaaaacaaaatatcaatacaagctttagtttttattaaatCTTCTTTCAATTGTGCCATTATGAGCTTAAGACACAAAAACTTAAATATTGCATTGAGAGGAAAAGATATCAGACAGAGCAAGAAAACCACGATAtctttttatcatcaaaatgATCCCTAAACTTTTGCAAATGACAAATATACGTACATACGAAGTTTACAGTTTTGCTCTCAATCATAGAAAATCAACGCATGCAAATCACTTAATCATATATATTAATTTACATCATCACATATACGAAGACCTCTACAATGTAACTCCACTTATTCAAGACCAAGACAAATAAATCTCGACCGAAGAAGAATGGTTTATTTACGTTAGCCAAAAATACTAAAAGCATCGATATTCACTCAGCTAAACATTTGTCACCTTTATATGTGCCTTGTGTGCCATCTATTGGTAACTTCTGGCCCAAAATCTTTATTCTCTAACTTAggattaatgtttttctttattgtttagaAAATCATCACCCTTGTCGAAAACGTGTAAGAAGTGTTCCAAGTGTATCAGAGTTATTTTTGGGCCTTACACCGACATATCAGCATCAGCAGGACTAGCAACAAGGCAAACAACCCCAGGCCGATGGCCAACCCCAGCTCTTGGAATATTCCCGCAATGACACAGCCACTTGCTGATAGTAGAGCGATGACAATGCAGACAACGAACAGGATTTTCCATTTCTGGGAGGCCTCCGGGTTGTATGGGGATCTGATGACTTTAAACAGTTGGTCGACTTGCTCTGCTTTGCTCAGGCCCTGTAAACAAAACTTAATGAGATGTTGTTTGCTCAGGACAAGATACGTTAGTCCAGCTCATAAAAAGTAATTGTGACAATGTAGTCACTTTTGTAGGAAACGTATGCCATACATTACAGTCGGTAACCTTTGCCACAGTGAACAAAGTGAGTAATATTTCAACTTCACATAGACCAAGTGGGTAAACAATAAGGATTTTAATGAATGTAACACATTGTGTTCGTATGAACTGATCAGTCAAAGCCACAGTTCAGACACTAGcgtttttcttcatatttcttctcCAGTACTTGACACAGATGCCTACAATCTGACAGTGCACATTGCAGTCTAACGACTAAGATTGAATAAACTAGTTCTCAAATCGAAATTTTTGGTGAATACTGTAAGCTTaatactttttgtttaattatattgaCATGTTAATACACTGTGGCAatcggcgtgtgtgtgtgtgtgttggtcttgttgttggtgttggtgttaaTCAGCGTAAcatgtattttgtgtatgttttaacTATTTTCGTGAGCTGCTTTGAGTACGTGGGGATGTTAGTAAATGTAAATAGCTCTATCAAtggttgtttattattattattattattattattattattatcattatcattattattattattattattattattattattattattattatcatctgcTGTTTCTATTATTAGTGGGACTTCgtttaaagaatgttttgaaaCATGTATACACAGTTTACTGGGTCATCTCATTTTATAAAGATCCTTTGCAACGACTTCGGGTGTATTTCCACTCTTGTGAAGGATAAAAGGTGAATCGTAAGGCACGAAAGTATATTATGTAAGACAATTCTTTTGACTCGTGTTGATTTACAGCTTAACAAAGGCAGTAAAAACACAGCATACCTCTTTTGTGACCTGAACAAAAAGGTTTATTGCAAAAGTAGTGACAGGTACATGGTCGCCTGAAGTAACAGAAGCTACTAGGGTTTCAAGTGATTAGTGACAGATAAAGACTGCTGTCCTTAACGTTTTTTCATCAGGTTTCCAAAACACGTTCACTTCAGTAGCCAGGAAACATATGACCTGACCATCCAAGGCCTCGAAAATAATTCCAAATATTGCAATGTGTTTTCCAGATGATAAATTGCTCCTATTTCAGAAAGTATTTTTGCTCTTCTtccatcttctttcttctttcctcttctttttcttctttcttctttgtcttctttagGATTTAGGATTCTACCGGAAAGGGTGCTTTAATCACTTCGCCACCGACCGGATATGCACCTGATCATGTTCAAATGACCTActgacctttttgttgaaaagcACGTAGCGGTGGTTGGCGTCTATCAAGACACTCTTCAGTTCCTCACACACGTCCTCCAGCTCCTCTTTGAGGTCTGTGTTTTGCCTGTCCCCAAAGGTGAAGGCCACAACCAGATGGCGCCTGATGCCGGCGTTGTCCCCCCAAAGGCGCTTAAAGTCTTTGTAGATGGCAAACTCCTCGGCCGTGTAGCGCACGTCACAGCGCACGGCAAGTAGGATGGTTGGATGGTCAGGTGATGTCATTCTTTTCCAGCCCTGgacttctttctccctctcatcAGGACTGTAATCCAGATTAACAATGTCTGGTGTGTCCACaaccttaaaaaaagaaaatggtatacctatttcatttacattaaaGATAACATCTTGTCTTCCATAGCATGAATGAttattgcaaaagcaaaatagaATTACGCACATCATTGTAACTTTGGTTTTACAACAAGAAGTATTTGCAATTAACAAAAGTGTAT
Coding sequences within:
- the LOC112574538 gene encoding GTPase IMAP family member 4-like isoform X1, with amino-acid sequence MMDLHHVFLIVGKTGNGKSSLGNCLLGKEEFKTGTGMFSTTARAEMVTRIRGKQSITVVDTPDIVNLDYSPDEREKEVQGWKRMTSPDHPTILLAVRCDVRYTAEEFAIYKDFKRLWGDNAGIRRHLVVAFTFGDRQNTDLKEELEDVCEELKSVLIDANHRYVLFNKKGLSKAEQVDQLFKVIRSPYNPEASQKWKILFVVCIVIALLSASGCVIAGIFQELGLAIGLGLFALLLVLLMLICRCKAQK
- the LOC112574538 gene encoding GTPase IMAP family member 4-like isoform X2, which produces MMDLHHVFLIVGKTGNGKSSLGNCLLGKEEFKTGTGMFSTTARAEMVVDTPDIVNLDYSPDEREKEVQGWKRMTSPDHPTILLAVRCDVRYTAEEFAIYKDFKRLWGDNAGIRRHLVVAFTFGDRQNTDLKEELEDVCEELKSVLIDANHRYVLFNKKGLSKAEQVDQLFKVIRSPYNPEASQKWKILFVVCIVIALLSASGCVIAGIFQELGLAIGLGLFALLLVLLMLICRCKAQK